A genomic stretch from Setaria viridis chromosome 1, Setaria_viridis_v4.0, whole genome shotgun sequence includes:
- the LOC117835649 gene encoding uncharacterized protein: MGSLQSQTQESYVRLQGRRWRRAGARGFRLCPRNRFSVRRLRAEFLTFLGLVGRYVRHLVRRLSTSGGGGGGNGACGRSGSRRVLVGGGKDAAAAAASKGPRRAAPFVRSNSFYSQAIADCLEFIKRNSVPVEDYGTVSARR; this comes from the coding sequence ATGGGTTCTTTGCAGTCGCAGACGCAGGAGAGCTACGTGAGGCTGcagggccggcggtggcggcgggcgggggcgaggGGGTTCCGGCTGTGCCCGAGGAACCGGTTCTCCGTGCGGCGGCTGCGGGCCGAGTTTCTCACGTTCCTCGGCCTCGTCGGCCGCTACGTGCGCCATCTCGTCAGGAGGCTCTCgacctcgggcggcggcggcggcggcaacggcgccTGCGGACGGAGCGGCAGCAGAAGGGTTCTCGTCGGGGGCGggaaggacgcggcggcggcggcagcgagcaAGGGGCCGCGGAGGGCGGCGCCGTTCGTGCGGTCCAACTCGTTCTACTCGCAGGCCATCGCCGACTGCCTCGAGTTCATCAAGCGCAACTCCGTGCCCGTCGAGGACTACGGCACCGTCAGCGCCAGGAGATAG